The following coding sequences lie in one Apium graveolens cultivar Ventura chromosome 3, ASM990537v1, whole genome shotgun sequence genomic window:
- the LOC141714243 gene encoding cellulose synthase-like protein G3 yields MSKVQLDDGVLHTKSAMRRTWFNRLFAATYLISIFALIFHHCHNIVSSTDHRTTRKTTIIMLVADLVLAFMWFTRQAFRMSPVRREVFPENLTVDESEYPALDVFVCTADPYKEPPIGVVNTVLSLMAYDYPTDKLSVYVSDDGGSQLTLFALMEAAEFAKHWLPYCNKHSLLDRAPEAYFASQTNFSPAKHDQIKVMYQRMKMRINNVVQRGSIDGYVTDKEAHRVFALWQNTPVFTLRSHPSVVQVVMEGATEKHNGHQMPNLVYVSREKTKSTFHNYKAGALNVLLRVSATMTNAPIVLTQDCDMFSNDPKTPLRVLCYFTDPKMDPNLALVQFPQTFHGINKDDIYSAEVRDVVLHNCYGYDGILGPTYMGSGAFFRRNVLFGSPGSHIPLQTSDTINKSISSVEVMTMARHVAGCNFEAQSKWGSEVRLFGTYFTNTYSLIYHR; encoded by the exons ATGTCCAAGGTGCAGCTTGATGATGGTGTTCTACATACAAAATCGGCCATGCGCCGAACTTGGTTCAACCGTTTATTTGCAGCTACGTATTTAATATCTATTTTTGCTTTAATATTTCATCACTGTCATAACATTGTTAGTTCTACTGATCATAGGACTACCAGGAAAACCACTATAATTATGTTAGTAGCCGATTTGGTTCTGGCATTTATGTGGTTTACTAGGCAAGCCTTTCGCATGTCTCCTGTCCGTCGCGAGGTTTTTCCTGAAAACCTGACAGTCGATGAGAGTGAATATCCAGCGCTGGATGTGTTCGTGTGCACTGCTGATCCATACAAGGAGCCACCAATTGGCGTGGTGAATACCGTGTTGTCGTTGATGGCTTATGATTATCCTACGGATAAACTTTCAGTTTATGTATCGGATGATGGAGGATCACAGCTCACACTGTTTGCTCTGATGGAAGCTGCTGAGTTTGCTAAACATTGGCTCCCATACTGTAACAAGCACAGCTTGCTTGATAGGGCCCCTGAAGCATATTTTGCATCACAGACTAATTTCAGCCCTGCTAAACATGATCAAATTAAG GTTATGTACCAAAGGATGAAAATGAGGATCAATAACGTGGTCCAAAGAGGGAGCATCGATGGATATGTGACAGACAAAGAAGCTCACAGAGTTTTTGCCCTATGGCAAAATACTCCTGTTTTTACTCTGCGAAGTCATCCTTCCGTTGTTCAG GTGGTAATGGAGGGTGCCACTGAAAAGCATAATGGTCACCAAATGCCAAATCTTGTGTATGTTTCCAGAGAAAAGACCAAGTCTACGTTTCACAATTACAAAGCTGGTGCACTTAACGTTCTG CTTCGAGTTTCAGCGACAATGACAAATGCCCCTATAGTCTTAACGCAAGATTGTGACATGTTCTCGAATGATCCAAAGACACCACTTCGTGTTCTGTGTTATTTTACTGATCCTAAAATGGACCCAAATTTGGCACTGGTCCAGTTCCCGCAAACTTTCCATGGGATTAACAAGGATGACATATATAGTGCTGAAGTTAGAGATGTTGTTCTCCATAATTGTTATGGATACGATGGTATACTTGGACCTACGTACATGGGCTCTGGGGCCTTCTTTCGTAGAAATGTACTGTTTGGAAGTCCAGGATCACATATACCTCTGCAAACTTCAGACACTATAAACAAGTCCATAAGCTCTGTGGAAGTTATGACAATGGCACGCCACGTTGCAGGTTGTAACTTTGAGGCTCAAAGCAAGTGGGGATCAGAGGTTAGACTTTTTGGTACTTACTTTACTAACACTTATAGCCTCATCTATCACAGATGA